From the Streptomyces sp. KMM 9044 genome, one window contains:
- a CDS encoding SWF or SNF family helicase, producing the protein MTRYDDGDGADVEDTDDWYEPEEARVDGTGPDRAGPEGTGVGSGVERTFAALPPARGRGFAQTWWGRAWLTALEGTALDTQQLTAGRRLARAGAVGAVSVRPGRITAVVQDRDRTAHRADVLLQELSDGQWDRFLDMAVERAGHVAALLDREMPPHLVEDAELAGVELLPGLGDLEPECDCGAWDHCGHTAALCYQVARLLDQDPVVLLLVRGRGGRALLDALQSRGGPSSASASGERSRPEGVDAAEAFAAGGVRPALPGVAPLPAEPGIPPSLDTDEPPAAGIDPSALEFLASRTAAQARRLLAEALRDGHERQPVVPEPTVARDAVRLAAGEPPRAVTDRLADGSGRGREGLAVAVRAWRQGGAAALTVLDEEWSVDAGTFARARAALQSAWAESDEAQRPVFRFRANRWTLDGGRIQLRLGRDGRWWPYREERGRWVPAGSAAQDPATALATADAEASTEPGTQTWAGAGTDTGRLFGT; encoded by the coding sequence ATGACCCGGTACGACGACGGTGACGGAGCCGACGTGGAAGACACCGACGACTGGTACGAGCCGGAAGAAGCCCGGGTGGACGGGACCGGCCCGGACCGAGCCGGCCCCGAGGGGACCGGCGTCGGGTCCGGCGTGGAGCGGACGTTCGCCGCGCTGCCTCCCGCGCGGGGGCGTGGTTTCGCGCAGACCTGGTGGGGCCGGGCCTGGCTGACCGCGCTGGAGGGCACGGCGCTGGACACCCAGCAGCTCACGGCGGGCCGCCGGCTTGCCCGCGCGGGAGCGGTCGGTGCCGTGTCCGTACGGCCGGGGCGGATCACGGCGGTCGTACAGGACCGTGACCGCACGGCGCACCGCGCGGACGTGCTGTTGCAGGAACTGTCGGACGGACAGTGGGACCGCTTCCTGGACATGGCCGTCGAGCGGGCCGGGCATGTGGCGGCGCTCCTCGACCGGGAGATGCCGCCACACCTGGTGGAGGACGCGGAGCTGGCCGGGGTCGAACTGCTGCCGGGCCTGGGCGATCTGGAGCCGGAGTGCGACTGCGGGGCGTGGGACCACTGCGGTCACACGGCGGCGCTCTGCTACCAGGTGGCCCGGCTGCTGGACCAGGACCCGGTCGTCCTGCTCCTGGTCCGGGGACGCGGAGGACGCGCCCTGCTGGACGCGCTCCAGTCGCGTGGCGGGCCGTCGTCCGCGTCCGCCTCCGGGGAGCGGTCCCGGCCGGAGGGCGTGGACGCGGCCGAGGCGTTCGCGGCCGGGGGCGTCCGGCCTGCGCTGCCCGGCGTTGCCCCGCTGCCCGCGGAGCCGGGGATACCGCCGTCGCTGGACACGGACGAGCCTCCCGCCGCCGGGATCGACCCGTCCGCCCTGGAGTTCCTCGCCTCGCGGACGGCCGCGCAGGCCCGCCGTCTGCTGGCTGAGGCGCTCCGGGACGGGCATGAACGGCAGCCGGTGGTGCCGGAACCGACGGTGGCGCGGGACGCGGTGCGGCTGGCCGCCGGTGAGCCCCCGCGCGCCGTGACGGACCGGCTCGCCGACGGTTCGGGCCGTGGCCGGGAAGGGCTGGCAGTGGCGGTACGGGCCTGGCGCCAGGGCGGGGCGGCGGCGCTGACGGTGCTCGACGAGGAGTGGTCGGTGGACGCCGGAACCTTCGCACGCGCGCGTGCCGCCCTGCAGTCGGCCTGGGCCGAGAGCGACGAGGCACAGCGGCCGGTGTTCCGGTTCCGCGCCAACCGCTGGACCCTCGACGGCGGTCGGATCCAGCTGCGTCTCGGGCGCGACGGCCGCTGGTGGCCGTACCGCGAGGAGCGCGGACGCTGGGTCCCGGCCGGATCCGCCGCCCAGGACCCGGCGACGGCCCTGGCCACAGCGGACGCGGAGGCTTCGACGGAGCCGGGTACGCAGACCTGGGCGGGCGCGGGGACGGATACGGGTCGGCTCTTCGGGACGTAG
- a CDS encoding DUF4180 domain-containing protein, with product MTDSHLAAVRGVSALLCDKDGTKPGGGETALDLIGDALGRQADTVAVPVERVADDFFSLRSGVVCDVVQKFVDYRLRPAVIGGIASHVAGSDALRDFVRERTAATSSGSAPTARNSSGGWGEDRVRTPTGGPPGSPRGRSRGACRASGTLCVS from the coding sequence ATGACAGACAGTCACCTCGCGGCCGTGCGCGGAGTCTCCGCTCTCCTGTGCGACAAGGACGGGACGAAACCGGGCGGCGGTGAGACCGCTCTCGATCTGATCGGTGATGCCCTGGGGCGTCAGGCGGACACGGTGGCCGTCCCGGTCGAGCGAGTGGCGGACGACTTCTTCTCCCTGCGCTCGGGTGTCGTCTGCGACGTGGTGCAGAAGTTCGTCGACTACCGCCTCCGCCCGGCGGTCATCGGCGGCATCGCCTCCCACGTGGCCGGCAGCGATGCCCTCCGCGACTTCGTGCGCGAGCGGACCGCGGCAACCAGCTCTGGTTCGGCTCCGACCGCGCGGAACTCGAGCGGCGGCTGGGGTGAGGACCGGGTGAGGACACCGACTGGAGGCCCTCCGGGCTCTCCTCGGGGCCGGTCACGAGGGGCATGCAGGGCATCAGGCACACTTTGCGTGTCGTAG
- the xylA gene encoding xylose isomerase encodes MNYQPTPEDRFTFGLWTVGWQGRDPFGDATRRALDPVESVQRLSELGAHGVTFHDDDLIPFGSSDSEREGHIKRFRQALDSTGMKVPMATTNLFTHPVFKDGAFTANDRDVRRYALRKTIRNIDLAVELGAGVYVAWGGREGAESGAAKDVRVALDRMKEAFDLLGEYVTAQGYDLRFAIEPKPNEPRGDILLPTVGHALAFIERLERPELYGVNPEVGHEQMAGLNFPHGIAQALWAGKLFHIDLNGQSGIKYDQDLRFGAGDLRAAFWLVDLLESAGYSGPKHFDFKPPRTEDLDGVWASAAGCMRNYLILKDRAAAFRSDPEVQEALRAARLDQLAEPTAADGLQALLGDRSAFEDFDADTAAAHGMGFERLDQLAMDHLLGARG; translated from the coding sequence ATGAACTACCAGCCCACCCCCGAGGACAGGTTCACCTTCGGCCTGTGGACCGTCGGCTGGCAGGGACGGGACCCGTTCGGTGACGCCACCCGACGTGCCCTCGACCCGGTCGAGTCAGTGCAGCGACTGTCCGAGCTGGGCGCCCACGGCGTCACCTTCCACGACGACGACCTGATCCCGTTCGGCTCGAGCGACAGCGAGCGCGAGGGACACATCAAGCGCTTCAGGCAGGCGCTGGACTCCACCGGCATGAAGGTGCCGATGGCGACGACCAACCTGTTCACCCACCCGGTGTTCAAGGACGGCGCGTTCACCGCCAACGACCGGGACGTGCGCCGCTACGCGCTGCGCAAGACCATCCGCAACATCGACCTCGCGGTCGAGCTCGGCGCCGGGGTGTATGTGGCCTGGGGCGGCCGTGAGGGCGCCGAGTCCGGTGCCGCCAAGGACGTACGGGTCGCCCTGGACCGGATGAAGGAGGCCTTCGACCTGCTCGGCGAGTACGTCACCGCCCAGGGCTACGACCTCCGCTTCGCCATCGAGCCCAAGCCGAACGAGCCGCGCGGAGACATTCTGCTGCCCACCGTCGGTCACGCCCTGGCGTTCATCGAGCGCCTGGAGCGGCCCGAGCTCTACGGCGTCAACCCCGAGGTCGGCCACGAGCAGATGGCCGGGCTGAACTTCCCGCACGGCATCGCGCAGGCACTGTGGGCCGGCAAGCTGTTCCACATCGACCTCAACGGCCAGTCCGGCATCAAGTACGACCAGGACCTCCGGTTCGGCGCCGGCGACCTGCGCGCCGCGTTCTGGCTGGTGGACCTGCTGGAATCGGCCGGCTACAGCGGACCGAAGCACTTCGACTTCAAGCCGCCGCGGACCGAGGACCTCGACGGCGTGTGGGCCTCGGCGGCCGGTTGCATGCGCAACTACCTGATCCTCAAGGACCGCGCGGCAGCCTTCCGTTCCGACCCCGAGGTGCAGGAGGCGCTGCGCGCGGCCCGCCTGGACCAGCTGGCCGAGCCCACGGCGGCCGACGGCCTCCAGGCGCTGCTCGGCGACCGTTCCGCCTTCGAGGACTTCGACGCCGACACGGCCGCCGCGCACGGCATGGGCTTCGAGCGTCTCGACCAGCTGGCGATGGATCACCTGCTGGGCGCCCGGGGCTGA
- a CDS encoding phosphatidylinositol-specific phospholipase C/glycerophosphodiester phosphodiesterase family protein, which translates to MALTTRRGALTTLGTALAASIALPATQALAGEHRHRPRPLWRAHAHNDYEHPRPLLDALGHRFGSVEADIHLVGDRLLVGHDPEDLDPSRTLESLYLDPLAARVRAHHGSVYRGHRKPLQLLIDIKTEGASTYLELHRHLRRYRHLFTTCAGGRVLPGPVTAVISGHRAARAPMEAQRVRHAFYDGRLADLGGPAGSSLVPLISDNWTLHFTWRGVGVFPDAERRKLHDIVGAAHGHGRTVRFWATPDLPGPARDALWGELVAADVDHLNTDDLAGLESFLDAYRPR; encoded by the coding sequence ATGGCCCTCACCACTCGTCGCGGAGCCCTCACCACCCTCGGTACCGCCCTCGCGGCCTCGATCGCCCTGCCGGCCACCCAGGCGCTGGCCGGTGAACACAGGCACCGGCCGCGTCCGTTGTGGCGGGCCCACGCCCACAACGACTACGAGCACCCGCGTCCCCTCCTCGACGCCCTCGGCCACCGCTTCGGCAGCGTCGAGGCCGACATCCACCTCGTGGGAGACCGACTCCTCGTCGGCCACGACCCCGAGGACCTCGACCCGTCCCGCACCCTCGAGTCCCTCTACCTCGACCCCCTCGCCGCCCGCGTGCGGGCCCACCACGGGTCGGTGTACCGAGGGCACCGCAAGCCGCTCCAACTGCTCATCGACATCAAGACCGAGGGCGCGTCCACCTACCTCGAGCTCCATCGCCATCTCCGGCGGTACCGGCACCTGTTCACCACCTGTGCGGGCGGCCGGGTGCTGCCCGGACCGGTCACCGCCGTCATCTCGGGCCACCGTGCCGCCCGCGCACCCATGGAGGCCCAGCGGGTGCGGCACGCCTTCTACGACGGCCGGCTGGCCGACCTCGGCGGCCCGGCCGGCTCCTCCCTGGTTCCGCTGATCAGCGACAACTGGACGCTCCACTTCACCTGGCGGGGCGTCGGCGTCTTCCCCGACGCCGAGCGCCGCAAGCTGCACGACATCGTGGGTGCCGCGCACGGGCACGGCCGGACGGTACGGTTCTGGGCCACCCCCGACCTGCCGGGCCCCGCCCGGGACGCCCTGTGGGGCGAACTGGTCGCCGCGGACGTCGACCACCTCAACACCGACGACCTCGCAGGGTTGGAATCCTTCCTCGACGCGTACCGCCCACGGTAG
- the xylB gene encoding xylulokinase, with translation MSAAEGPLVVGVDTSTQSTKALVVDVATGRVVASGQAPHTVTSGAGRESDPRQWWDALTQALRQCGQAAHEAAAVSIGGQQHGLVTLDARGEPVRPALLWNDVRSAPQSHRLTEELGGAKFWAEHTGSVPAASFTVTKWAWLAEHEPEAVRATRAVRLPHDYLTERLTGQGTTDRGDASGTGWWASGSEAYDEEILAHVGLDPALLPRVVRPGEVAGTVREGHGLPFSKGTLVACGTGDNAAAALGLGVRPGTPVMSLGTSGTVYAVSRRRPADPTGTVAGFADARGDWLPLACTLNCTLAVDRVATLLGLDREAVEPGHGVTLLPFLDGERTPNLPNASGLLHGLRHDTTGGQLLQAAYDGAVHSLLGALDRVVDEDADPSAPLLLIGGGARGTAWQRTVRRLSGRPVQVPEARELVALGAAAQAAGLLTGEDPAAVARRWDTTAGPVLEAVERDEETLAGIAGVLSDAAPLLERGTDAA, from the coding sequence ATGTCAGCAGCCGAGGGTCCGCTTGTCGTCGGCGTGGACACGTCCACCCAGTCCACCAAGGCGCTGGTCGTCGACGTGGCCACCGGACGGGTCGTCGCGAGCGGCCAGGCACCGCACACCGTGACCTCGGGGGCGGGCCGGGAAAGCGATCCGCGTCAGTGGTGGGACGCCCTGACTCAGGCACTGCGCCAGTGCGGCCAGGCGGCGCACGAGGCCGCCGCGGTGTCGATCGGCGGCCAGCAGCACGGGCTGGTCACCCTGGACGCGCGGGGCGAGCCGGTGCGTCCGGCGCTGTTGTGGAACGATGTGCGCTCCGCGCCCCAGAGCCACCGGCTGACCGAGGAGCTGGGCGGCGCGAAGTTCTGGGCCGAGCACACCGGAAGTGTGCCGGCCGCCTCCTTCACGGTCACCAAGTGGGCCTGGCTGGCGGAGCACGAGCCGGAGGCGGTCCGTGCCACCAGGGCCGTCCGCCTCCCCCACGACTATCTGACCGAGCGGCTCACCGGGCAGGGCACGACCGACCGCGGCGACGCCTCCGGCACCGGCTGGTGGGCCTCCGGGAGCGAGGCGTACGACGAGGAGATCCTCGCGCACGTGGGACTGGATCCGGCGCTGCTGCCCCGTGTCGTACGCCCCGGCGAGGTGGCCGGGACCGTGCGCGAGGGCCATGGCCTGCCGTTCTCCAAGGGCACCCTGGTGGCGTGCGGCACCGGGGACAACGCGGCCGCCGCGCTGGGCCTCGGCGTACGGCCCGGCACGCCGGTGATGAGCCTCGGCACCTCGGGCACGGTGTACGCGGTGTCGCGGCGGCGGCCCGCCGACCCGACCGGCACAGTGGCGGGCTTCGCCGACGCGCGCGGCGACTGGCTGCCGCTCGCCTGCACTCTCAACTGCACCCTCGCCGTGGACCGGGTCGCGACACTGCTGGGACTGGACCGCGAGGCCGTCGAGCCGGGCCACGGCGTCACGCTCCTGCCCTTCCTCGACGGCGAGCGCACCCCGAACCTGCCGAACGCGTCCGGTCTGCTGCACGGGCTGCGCCACGACACGACCGGCGGCCAGCTGCTCCAGGCCGCCTACGACGGTGCCGTGCACTCACTGCTGGGCGCGCTGGACCGCGTGGTCGACGAGGACGCGGACCCGTCGGCGCCCCTGCTGCTGATCGGCGGTGGCGCGCGGGGCACCGCCTGGCAGCGGACCGTACGGCGACTGTCGGGGCGGCCCGTGCAGGTGCCCGAGGCACGGGAGCTGGTCGCGCTGGGAGCGGCGGCACAGGCGGCCGGTCTGCTCACCGGCGAGGACCCGGCCGCGGTCGCCCGCCGCTGGGACACGACGGCGGGACCGGTGCTGGAGGCGGTGGAGCGGGACGAGGAGACGCTGGCCGGGATCGCCGGGGTACTCTCCGACGCGGCCCCGCTTCTGGAACGCGGCACGGACGCCGCCTGA
- a CDS encoding acyl-CoA dehydrogenase family protein produces the protein MTDAAELRRRTQELLAAQPPATTDRLDFLRARFDAGLAWVHYPEGLGGLGAPRSLQAIVDAELEAAGAPDNDPRRIGIGLGMAAPTILRFGTEEQQRHFLRPLWTGEEVWCQLFSEPGAGSDLAALGTRAVRVDGGGWVVDGQKVWTSSAHAARWAILIARTDPDVPKHRGITYFVCDMTDPGVEVRPLRQITGEAEFNEVFLTGVRIPDSCRLGEVGDGWRVAQTTLNNERVAIGGMRLPREGGMIGPVSRTWRERPDLRTHDLHQRLLGLWVEAEVARLTGERLRQQLVAGQPGPEGAGMKLGFARLNQQISGLEVELLGAEGLLYDDWTMRRPELVDFTGREAGYRYLRSKGNSIEGGTSEVLLNIVAERVLGLPAEPRTDKDVAWKELAR, from the coding sequence ATGACCGACGCAGCCGAACTGAGGCGGCGCACCCAGGAGCTGCTGGCCGCACAGCCACCCGCCACCACCGACCGCCTCGACTTCCTGCGGGCCCGCTTCGACGCAGGACTCGCCTGGGTGCACTACCCCGAGGGACTCGGCGGGCTCGGCGCCCCACGGTCTCTCCAGGCCATCGTGGACGCCGAGCTGGAGGCCGCGGGGGCGCCCGACAACGATCCGCGGCGCATCGGCATCGGCCTCGGCATGGCCGCACCGACAATTCTGCGGTTCGGCACGGAGGAGCAGCAGCGCCACTTCCTGCGGCCGCTGTGGACCGGTGAGGAGGTCTGGTGCCAGCTGTTCAGCGAGCCGGGTGCCGGGTCGGACCTGGCCGCCCTCGGGACCCGCGCGGTCCGCGTGGACGGGGGCGGCTGGGTGGTCGACGGGCAGAAGGTGTGGACCTCCAGCGCCCATGCCGCCCGCTGGGCCATCCTCATCGCCCGTACCGACCCGGACGTGCCCAAGCACCGGGGTATCACCTACTTCGTCTGCGACATGACCGACCCCGGCGTCGAGGTGCGGCCGCTGCGCCAGATCACCGGTGAGGCCGAGTTCAACGAGGTCTTCCTCACCGGTGTCCGCATCCCCGACTCCTGCCGGCTCGGCGAGGTCGGTGACGGCTGGCGGGTCGCGCAGACCACCCTCAACAACGAGCGCGTGGCCATCGGCGGCATGCGGCTGCCCCGTGAGGGCGGCATGATCGGCCCGGTCTCGAGGACCTGGCGCGAACGTCCCGACCTGCGCACCCACGACCTGCACCAGCGTCTGCTGGGGCTCTGGGTGGAGGCCGAGGTCGCCCGGCTCACCGGCGAACGCCTGCGCCAGCAGCTCGTCGCCGGCCAGCCCGGCCCGGAGGGCGCAGGCATGAAGCTGGGCTTCGCCCGCCTCAACCAGCAGATCAGCGGCCTGGAAGTGGAACTCCTCGGAGCGGAGGGCCTGCTGTACGACGACTGGACCATGCGCCGCCCCGAACTGGTCGACTTCACCGGCCGCGAGGCCGGTTACCGCTACCTCCGCTCCAAGGGCAACAGCATCGAGGGCGGGACCAGCGAGGTCCTGCTGAACATCGTCGCCGAGCGCGTCCTGGGCCTTCCGGCCGAGCCGCGCACCGACAAGGACGTCGCTTGGAAGGAGCTGGCCCGATGA
- a CDS encoding ROK family transcriptional regulator — protein MSAPLHEARPAAPGRVLPSAGPERALPDTQQGMRRRNLSRVMHTVSAEGPLSRAAVASRIGLTRAAVSTLVDELIRSGLLEELGPERPGRVGRPGSALAVSGRGPSGVGAEIGVDHLAVCAVDLRGEVRARAVRHVPNRGRSPRTVTGELTALLLRVVAAIEDEGLWPAGLTVAVPGLVARGARTVVRAPNLGWHDTDLGALLPARFPLTVANEADCGALAELWLGQQTPRDFLHVSAEIGIGAAVVVDGKLLLGKRGFAGELGHVPVWPDGPECACGGRGCLEQYAGEEAVLRAAGLTPGEDRVGLLAGRAEQGDPAVRRALHDAGTALGIALTGAVNLLDPESVVLGGALSGLAPWLLPSLRSELARRTAGPACPVSVSALGPEGSLLGAAHSVIRGVLDDPASVAERA, from the coding sequence ATGAGCGCACCGCTGCACGAGGCCCGGCCGGCTGCTCCGGGGCGGGTGCTGCCCTCGGCCGGTCCGGAGCGCGCCCTGCCCGACACCCAGCAGGGCATGCGCCGCCGCAACCTCTCACGGGTCATGCACACCGTCAGCGCGGAGGGACCCCTGTCCCGGGCTGCCGTCGCCTCGCGCATCGGCCTGACCAGGGCGGCGGTCTCCACCCTGGTCGACGAGCTGATCCGCTCGGGCCTGCTGGAGGAGCTGGGCCCCGAACGGCCCGGACGCGTGGGCCGGCCGGGCTCGGCCCTCGCCGTCAGCGGACGCGGTCCGTCCGGGGTCGGCGCCGAGATCGGCGTCGACCACCTCGCGGTCTGCGCGGTCGACCTGCGTGGGGAGGTCCGGGCACGGGCCGTGCGGCACGTCCCGAACCGCGGTCGTTCTCCCCGGACGGTGACCGGGGAGCTGACCGCACTGCTGCTCCGCGTCGTCGCCGCGATCGAGGACGAGGGTCTGTGGCCGGCCGGGCTGACCGTGGCCGTACCGGGCCTGGTGGCACGCGGCGCGCGGACCGTCGTCCGCGCGCCGAACCTCGGCTGGCACGACACCGACCTCGGTGCCCTGCTCCCGGCACGGTTCCCGCTGACCGTGGCCAACGAGGCCGACTGCGGCGCGCTGGCCGAGCTCTGGCTCGGCCAGCAGACCCCGCGCGACTTCCTCCATGTGTCGGCCGAGATCGGCATCGGCGCCGCGGTGGTCGTGGACGGGAAACTGCTGCTCGGGAAGCGGGGCTTCGCGGGCGAGCTGGGTCATGTGCCGGTCTGGCCCGACGGCCCGGAGTGCGCGTGCGGCGGCCGTGGCTGCCTGGAGCAGTACGCCGGCGAGGAGGCCGTGCTGCGCGCCGCCGGCCTGACGCCCGGCGAGGACCGCGTGGGCCTGCTCGCGGGCCGCGCCGAGCAGGGCGACCCCGCCGTACGACGTGCGCTGCACGACGCGGGAACGGCGCTGGGCATCGCACTGACCGGGGCGGTCAACCTCCTGGACCCCGAGAGTGTGGTCCTGGGCGGCGCGCTGTCCGGGCTCGCCCCCTGGCTGCTGCCCTCGCTCCGCTCCGAGCTGGCCCGGCGCACGGCGGGCCCGGCCTGCCCCGTCTCGGTGTCCGCCCTGGGCCCGGAGGGCTCTCTCCTGGGCGCGGCGCACTCGGTGATCCGGGGCGTCCTGGACGACCCCGCGTCCGTCGCCGAACGGGCTTGA
- a CDS encoding TerD family protein produces MITLTKEDGPADLDGVTHLSIGVSWDPTAGSSGGVMGKLRRKAGTDLDLIAVALQGGDPVRLAGLDSLDPLGNGALVHSGDNQTGHGDGDDETVTVEFARVPPNITSIVFVAAAYKKGSSFQKARNISFKVYDASGGSTQQVADIWPSLLTQDNGCAVARAIRVGGTWKLEVINTTGKVKQGDEHALMRFAVSN; encoded by the coding sequence ATGATCACGCTCACGAAGGAAGACGGCCCGGCAGACCTGGACGGAGTGACCCATCTGTCCATCGGGGTCTCCTGGGACCCGACCGCCGGCAGCAGCGGCGGTGTGATGGGCAAGCTGCGCCGTAAGGCCGGCACGGACCTCGACCTGATCGCCGTTGCCCTGCAGGGCGGGGACCCGGTGCGCCTCGCGGGTCTCGACTCGCTCGACCCCCTGGGCAACGGCGCGCTGGTTCACAGCGGCGACAACCAGACCGGCCACGGCGACGGGGACGACGAGACGGTGACCGTCGAGTTCGCCCGGGTCCCGCCCAACATCACGTCGATCGTGTTCGTCGCCGCCGCGTACAAGAAGGGTTCCTCCTTCCAGAAGGCGCGCAACATCAGCTTCAAGGTCTATGACGCGAGCGGGGGCAGCACGCAGCAGGTCGCCGACATCTGGCCGAGCCTGCTCACCCAGGACAACGGCTGCGCCGTGGCCAGGGCGATCCGGGTCGGTGGCACGTGGAAGCTCGAAGTGATCAACACGACCGGGAAGGTCAAGCAGGGCGACGAGCACGCCCTGATGCGCTTCGCCGTCAGCAACTAG
- a CDS encoding luciferase domain-containing protein, with protein sequence MTPAQRAMERLRAWPDLTVCKAGCGTGQALRSARDEVVHFHSGRDVDLHLTRRAIQRFRYDLSASTAIQLVPGSNWVTVHLDCDTDVDLLLTLVSVALKAHQSIPLPSPVPTATGCNFHRVTVLPRDPVTEH encoded by the coding sequence ATGACACCGGCGCAGCGAGCCATGGAGCGACTCCGGGCCTGGCCCGACCTCACCGTCTGCAAAGCAGGGTGCGGTACCGGACAGGCTCTCCGTTCCGCCCGTGACGAGGTCGTCCACTTCCACTCGGGACGGGATGTCGACCTCCACCTCACCCGTCGCGCCATCCAGCGCTTCCGCTACGACCTCAGCGCCTCGACCGCGATCCAGCTGGTGCCGGGGTCGAACTGGGTGACGGTGCATCTGGACTGTGACACCGACGTCGACCTGCTGCTGACCCTGGTGAGCGTCGCCCTCAAGGCTCACCAGTCCATCCCGCTCCCCTCTCCCGTGCCGACGGCCACCGGGTGCAACTTCCACCGGGTCACGGTGCTGCCGCGCGACCCGGTGACCGAACACTGA
- a CDS encoding acyl-CoA dehydrogenase family protein has product MSPTSPTSPTRTGPAGPANPESRQPALLYSEEEEALRAAVRDLLTDHCDAARVISRTESDAPHDLSLWKALADGMGLAGLLVPEDRGGQGATHREAAVVLEELGRAVAPVPYLTSAVVATEALLACAGGGEVLASLASARRIGALAVPLHTAPGALFPAVRAADGVLRGELAGIADADAADVLLVPADDGWLYAVETDATGVTVTGQTSLDLTRPLARVVLDGAPGQRVGDAGPAVRRALNAGAGLLASEQLGLTEWSLTETVRYLKDRRQFNRQVGGFQALKHRLARLWLEAVNLRAAARNAADTLAAGATAAGDDADAAVAVAQAYAGQVAVRAAEEALQLHGGIGMTWEHPVHLYLKRAKADSIAYGTAGAHREALAELVDLRAP; this is encoded by the coding sequence ATGAGCCCGACGAGCCCGACGAGCCCGACGAGGACCGGCCCGGCGGGTCCGGCGAATCCGGAGAGCAGACAGCCCGCTCTCCTGTACTCGGAGGAGGAAGAGGCGCTGCGCGCCGCCGTCCGGGACCTGCTCACCGACCACTGCGACGCGGCCCGGGTGATCTCCCGTACCGAGTCGGACGCCCCGCACGACCTGTCCCTGTGGAAGGCGCTCGCCGACGGCATGGGCCTCGCCGGGCTGCTGGTACCCGAGGACCGCGGAGGCCAGGGCGCCACGCACCGGGAAGCCGCGGTCGTTCTGGAGGAGCTGGGCCGGGCCGTCGCCCCCGTGCCCTATCTGACCAGCGCCGTCGTAGCCACCGAGGCGCTGCTGGCCTGTGCCGGCGGGGGCGAGGTGCTCGCCTCGCTGGCGTCCGCGCGCAGGATCGGCGCCCTCGCCGTCCCTCTGCACACCGCCCCCGGCGCGCTCTTCCCCGCCGTCCGCGCGGCGGATGGCGTCCTGCGCGGAGAACTGGCCGGGATCGCGGACGCGGACGCGGCCGATGTGCTGCTCGTCCCGGCGGACGACGGCTGGCTGTACGCCGTCGAGACGGACGCCACCGGCGTCACCGTCACCGGGCAGACGTCCCTGGATCTGACCCGTCCCCTCGCCCGCGTCGTCCTGGACGGCGCCCCGGGACAGCGGGTCGGCGACGCAGGGCCCGCTGTGCGGCGGGCCCTGAACGCGGGTGCCGGACTGCTGGCCTCAGAACAACTCGGACTCACCGAATGGTCGTTGACGGAGACCGTCCGCTACCTGAAGGACCGCAGGCAGTTCAACCGGCAGGTGGGCGGTTTCCAGGCGCTCAAGCACCGGCTCGCCCGGCTGTGGCTCGAGGCCGTCAACCTCCGCGCTGCGGCCCGCAACGCGGCGGACACACTGGCTGCCGGCGCGACGGCTGCGGGTGACGACGCCGATGCGGCCGTCGCCGTCGCGCAGGCCTACGCGGGCCAGGTCGCCGTCCGTGCCGCCGAGGAGGCGCTGCAACTGCACGGCGGCATCGGGATGACCTGGGAGCATCCGGTCCACCTGTACCTGAAGCGGGCCAAGGCCGACTCGATCGCCTACGGCACGGCGGGCGCCCACCGCGAGGCACTGGCCGAACTCGTCGACCTGCGGGCACCCTGA